In Gammaproteobacteria bacterium, one DNA window encodes the following:
- the ruvA gene encoding Holliday junction branch migration protein RuvA codes for MIGRLRGEIVVKQPPMLLVDVNGVGYELEAPMSTFYELGAAGTQVTLFTHLQVREDAHTLYAFVSEAERSLFRSLLKVSGVGAKMALAILSGMNAAEFGRCVQAGDAAALTRLPGIGKKTAERLIIEMRDRIEAPGEVALTPTGGTPVSDPVEDAVHALISLGYRPADASRMVSAVEAADLGSEEIIRQALRATLNR; via the coding sequence CAGGCTGCGGGGCGAGATCGTGGTCAAGCAGCCCCCCATGCTGCTGGTCGACGTGAACGGGGTCGGCTACGAGCTCGAGGCCCCGATGAGCACCTTCTACGAACTGGGGGCGGCCGGCACCCAGGTCACGCTGTTCACTCACCTCCAGGTGCGCGAGGACGCCCATACCCTGTACGCCTTTGTTTCCGAAGCCGAACGCAGCCTGTTCCGCAGCCTGCTCAAGGTGAGCGGTGTGGGCGCGAAGATGGCCCTGGCCATCCTCTCCGGCATGAACGCCGCCGAATTCGGACGCTGCGTGCAGGCCGGCGACGCAGCCGCCCTGACCCGGCTGCCCGGTATCGGCAAGAAGACCGCCGAACGCCTGATCATCGAGATGCGCGACCGCATCGAGGCCCCCGGCGAGGTCGCGCTGACCCCGACCGGCGGCACGCCGGTGTCCGACCCGGTGGAAGACGCCGTACACGCCCTGATTTCCCTCGGCTACCGGCCCGCCGACGCCAGCCGCATGGTCAGCGCGGTGGAGGCGGCGGACCTGGGCAGTGAAGAGATCATCCGTCAGGCCCTGCGTGCTACTCTGAACCGGTGA
- the ruvB gene encoding Holliday junction branch migration DNA helicase RuvB, whose amino-acid sequence MSESDRIISAQVLGEERQIEENIRPRRLADYVGQPAVREQMAIFIQAARGRGEPLDHVLIFGPPGLGKTTLSHIIAHELEAGLRHTSGPVLEKPGDLAAILTNLEPGDVLFVDEIHRLSPVVEEVLYPAMEDFQLDIVIGEGPAARSIKLDLPPFTLVGATTRAGLLTSPLRDRFGIVQRLEFYSREELTRIVLRSARILGVEIEEGGAAEIAKRSRGTPRIANRLLRRVRDFAQVKADGRITGEVADRALDLLNVDVHGFDNMDRRLLLAVIQKFDGGPVGIDSLAAAIGEERGTLEDVIEPYLIQQGFMMRTARGRVATASAYRHFGLSPRSDLSPGDAGGDLFDEVP is encoded by the coding sequence GTGAGCGAATCCGACCGCATCATCTCCGCCCAGGTCCTGGGTGAGGAGCGTCAGATCGAGGAGAACATCCGCCCCCGGCGGCTGGCCGATTACGTCGGCCAGCCCGCGGTGCGCGAGCAGATGGCGATCTTCATCCAGGCGGCGCGCGGGCGGGGCGAACCGCTGGACCACGTGCTGATCTTCGGTCCGCCCGGCCTGGGCAAAACCACCCTGTCGCACATCATCGCCCACGAACTGGAGGCGGGGCTGCGCCACACCTCCGGCCCGGTGCTGGAGAAACCCGGCGATCTGGCGGCCATTCTCACCAATCTCGAACCGGGCGACGTGCTGTTCGTGGACGAGATCCACCGGCTGTCCCCGGTGGTGGAAGAGGTGCTTTACCCGGCCATGGAGGACTTCCAGCTCGACATCGTGATCGGCGAGGGGCCGGCGGCGCGTTCCATCAAGCTGGACCTGCCCCCGTTCACCCTGGTGGGCGCCACCACCCGGGCCGGCCTGCTGACCTCCCCGCTGCGCGACCGCTTCGGCATCGTCCAGCGCCTGGAGTTCTATTCCCGCGAGGAGCTGACGCGCATCGTGCTGCGTTCGGCGCGTATCCTGGGGGTCGAGATCGAGGAAGGCGGGGCGGCGGAGATCGCCAAGCGTTCGCGCGGAACGCCGCGCATCGCAAACCGTCTGCTACGCCGGGTGCGTGATTTCGCCCAGGTCAAGGCGGACGGGCGCATTACCGGCGAGGTGGCGGACCGGGCCCTCGACCTGCTCAACGTGGACGTGCACGGCTTCGACAACATGGACCGGCGCCTGTTGCTGGCGGTGATCCAGAAGTTCGACGGCGGCCCGGTGGGCATCGACAGCCTGGCGGCGGCCATCGGCGAGGAGCGCGGCACGTTGGAGGATGTGATAGAACCCTATCTGATCCAGCAGGGGTTTATGATGCGTACCGCGCGCGGGCGCGTGGCCACTGCCTCCGCCTACCGGCATTTCGGGTTGTCCCCGCGCAGCGACCTGTCGCCGGGCGATGCCGGCGGCGATTTGTTCGACGAGGTTCCCTGA
- the ybgC gene encoding tol-pal system-associated acyl-CoA thioesterase produces the protein MTDTDQNTFALPVRVYFEDTDLAGVVYYANYLKFMERARTEWLRARGFEQDALIRELGIVFAVRSVQVDYLRPARFNELLEVRASVKQWGRASVTFVQAVLRYDEGREEILARGEIKVACLDSTSFRPKTIPDALLGVLQDVA, from the coding sequence ATGACGGACACCGACCAGAATACGTTTGCATTGCCGGTCCGGGTCTATTTCGAGGACACCGATCTGGCGGGCGTCGTGTATTACGCCAACTATCTGAAATTCATGGAGCGCGCACGTACCGAATGGCTGCGCGCCCGGGGGTTCGAGCAGGATGCGTTGATCCGCGAACTCGGCATCGTGTTTGCGGTGCGCAGCGTGCAGGTGGATTATCTGCGCCCCGCGCGGTTCAACGAACTGCTCGAAGTGCGCGCCAGCGTGAAACAGTGGGGGCGCGCCAGTGTCACATTTGTTCAAGCAGTGCTGCGTTACGATGAGGGTCGGGAAGAGATCCTGGCGCGCGGTGAGATCAAGGTCGCCTGCCTGGATTCCACATCCTTCCGGCCCAAAACCATTCCCGACGCACTGCTAGGAGTTCTGCAAGATGTCGCCTGA
- the tolQ gene encoding protein TolQ, with protein sequence MSPDLSVWHLVTNASFVVQLVMLLLLLASVTSWTLMVMKWRLLRDARSEAARFEERFWSGTDLASIYEASRRKQPLTGLERIFVSGFGEFVRLHRQRQANPLTINDTVQRSMRVASAREEDGLEQYLSFLATVGSTSPYVGLFGTVWGIMSAFMSLSGVHQATLAVVAPGIAEALIATAMGLVAAIPAVIAYNRFADDVERLVGRYENFLEEFLTLLQRQSLSSAEAAEMAGS encoded by the coding sequence ATGTCGCCTGACCTTTCTGTATGGCACCTCGTCACGAACGCGAGTTTCGTGGTCCAGCTGGTGATGCTGCTGCTGCTTCTGGCATCCGTCACATCCTGGACGCTGATGGTGATGAAATGGCGCCTGCTGCGCGACGCACGCAGCGAGGCGGCACGGTTCGAAGAGCGGTTCTGGTCCGGTACCGACCTGGCCAGCATCTACGAAGCATCGCGCCGCAAACAGCCGCTGACCGGTCTGGAGCGCATCTTCGTCAGCGGTTTCGGCGAGTTCGTGCGCCTGCACCGACAGCGCCAGGCCAATCCCCTGACCATCAACGACACCGTGCAGCGTTCCATGCGGGTCGCCTCGGCGCGCGAGGAGGATGGGCTGGAACAGTACCTGTCCTTTCTCGCCACCGTGGGGTCGACCAGCCCGTATGTGGGCCTGTTCGGGACGGTGTGGGGAATCATGAGCGCCTTCATGTCCCTGAGCGGCGTGCATCAGGCCACCCTGGCCGTAGTGGCGCCGGGTATCGCCGAGGCGCTGATCGCCACGGCCATGGGCCTGGTCGCGGCGATTCCGGCGGTGATCGCCTACAACCGTTTCGCCGACGACGTGGAGCGCCTGGTGGGGCGCTACGAAAATTTCCTGGAGGAGTTCCTCACCCTGCTGCAGCGCCAGTCGCTTTCCAGCGCCGAAGCCGCCGAAATGGCCGGGAGTTGA
- the tolR gene encoding protein TolR has product MSRRHPARRRPMAQINVVPYIDVMLVLLIIFMVTAPLLQTGVEVQLPQASAKPLPQDAKQPEPVVVTVDRNGQFSLQAGQVVSDEQLGAEVKKLLKARGEQQAYVRADTHVDYGRVMQAMTILQNAGVGKIGLVTAPPPQKTR; this is encoded by the coding sequence ATGTCGCGCCGTCATCCCGCCCGTCGCCGGCCGATGGCCCAGATCAACGTCGTACCTTACATCGACGTCATGCTGGTGCTGCTGATCATCTTCATGGTCACGGCACCGCTGCTGCAGACCGGCGTCGAGGTTCAGCTCCCCCAGGCGAGCGCCAAACCGCTGCCGCAGGACGCCAAGCAACCCGAACCCGTCGTGGTGACCGTGGACCGCAACGGCCAGTTTTCGCTGCAGGCCGGACAGGTGGTGAGCGATGAGCAACTCGGGGCGGAAGTGAAGAAGCTGCTCAAGGCCCGCGGCGAACAGCAGGCCTATGTGCGTGCCGACACCCATGTCGACTATGGCCGGGTGATGCAGGCGATGACCATTCTGCAAAATGCCGGTGTGGGCAAGATCGGCCTCGTGACCGCGCCGCCGCCCCAGAAGACACGCTGA
- the tolA gene encoding cell envelope integrity protein TolA: MWSEIRRHPKALAISIGLHILFITLLVIGFRMMPRDVGNPNQRVIQAETVTPQALKAMQQPSPAEQQREAEAKRKAEAAALAAKRQAEEQAKQQAALEAQRKAEAAAKQQAALEAKRQAEEKAKQQAALEAKRKAEAVAKQQAALEAKRKAEAVAKQKAALEAKRKAEAEAKRKAEAEARQKAALAAELKQAQQQAQQALQAEQAAAAAKARQVQENAYVNAIKARIQQAWLRPPDEPPGQTAEIHVTQTPGGFVTKVTLVRCSGSPAFCRSVEAAVWKAEPLPQPKDPALFQRDLTFFFEPDQS; encoded by the coding sequence ATGTGGAGTGAAATACGCCGTCATCCCAAGGCCCTGGCGATTTCCATCGGCCTGCATATCCTGTTCATCACCTTGCTGGTGATCGGCTTTCGCATGATGCCCCGTGACGTCGGCAACCCGAATCAACGTGTGATTCAGGCCGAAACCGTCACACCACAGGCGCTGAAGGCCATGCAGCAGCCATCCCCTGCCGAGCAACAGCGCGAAGCGGAAGCCAAACGCAAGGCGGAGGCGGCGGCACTGGCGGCCAAACGTCAGGCGGAAGAACAGGCCAAACAGCAGGCAGCGCTGGAGGCCCAGCGCAAGGCGGAGGCGGCAGCCAAGCAACAGGCGGCGTTGGAAGCCAAGCGCCAAGCCGAGGAAAAGGCCAAACAGCAGGCGGCGCTGGAAGCCAAGCGCAAGGCGGAGGCGGTGGCCAAGCAGCAGGCGGCGCTGGAAGCCAAACGCAAGGCGGAGGCGGTGGCCAAGCAGAAGGCGGCGCTGGAGGCCAAACGCAAAGCCGAGGCGGAAGCCAAACGCAAGGCGGAGGCCGAGGCGCGGCAGAAAGCGGCCCTCGCGGCCGAGCTCAAGCAGGCCCAGCAGCAGGCTCAGCAAGCGCTGCAGGCCGAGCAGGCCGCCGCTGCGGCCAAGGCCCGGCAGGTACAGGAAAATGCCTATGTCAACGCTATCAAGGCCAGGATACAGCAGGCCTGGCTGCGTCCCCCGGACGAACCGCCCGGGCAGACGGCCGAGATCCACGTCACCCAGACCCCTGGCGGTTTTGTCACCAAGGTCACTCTGGTACGGTGTAGCGGCAGTCCGGCCTTTTGCCGGTCGGTGGAGGCCGCGGTCTGGAAAGCGGAACCCCTGCCTCAGCCCAAGGACCCGGCACTGTTTCAACGTGACCTGACCTTCTTTTTCGAGCCCGATCAGTCATGA
- the tolB gene encoding Tol-Pal system beta propeller repeat protein TolB, whose product MNQRLTTALLWLSLLLLLAGRAHAALEIRITQGAEGAQPIAVLPFQWTGQGKPPQDIAAIVNADLGRSGQFAPLTASRFPQQPATPAQIRFRQWRNAGVDNLAMGQLIPQAGGRYLVQFRLFDTLRGEQILGYSIPATASTLRQAAHQISDYIYEKLLGRRGAFNTKVAYVAVATTPKGKRYTLQIADADGYGPHNVLVSKQPIMSPAWSPDGQHLAYVSFETGHSVVYLQNISSAKREKIADYPGINGAPAFSPDGSRLALTLSKGGNADIYILNLRTRKLTQLTHSSAIDTSAAWAPDGKSLIFTSDRAGGPQLYRISASGGTPRRLTYQGSYNASPAVSPDGKEVAMVHAHQGRFVIAVQDVASGQMQTLTKGPLDDSPSYAPNGDMILYSAVDGGRGVLAAVSADGKVHQLLVLSGEEVREPAWSPFLHP is encoded by the coding sequence ATGAATCAACGCCTGACTACCGCACTGCTCTGGTTGAGCCTGCTGCTCCTGCTTGCGGGACGCGCGCATGCCGCCCTGGAAATCCGCATCACTCAGGGTGCCGAGGGTGCCCAGCCCATCGCGGTGCTGCCTTTCCAGTGGACCGGCCAGGGCAAACCGCCCCAGGATATCGCCGCCATCGTCAATGCGGACCTCGGCCGCAGCGGCCAATTCGCACCGCTCACGGCCAGCCGTTTTCCGCAACAGCCGGCGACGCCGGCCCAGATCCGTTTTCGCCAGTGGCGCAATGCGGGGGTGGACAACCTGGCGATGGGGCAACTGATACCCCAGGCCGGCGGGCGTTACCTGGTGCAGTTCCGCCTGTTCGATACGCTGCGCGGTGAGCAGATCCTCGGTTACAGCATCCCGGCCACCGCATCGACGCTGCGCCAGGCCGCACATCAGATCAGTGACTATATCTACGAGAAACTGCTCGGCAGGCGCGGGGCCTTCAATACCAAGGTGGCGTACGTGGCGGTGGCCACGACGCCCAAAGGAAAGCGCTACACGCTGCAGATCGCGGACGCGGACGGTTACGGGCCGCATAACGTGCTGGTGTCCAAGCAGCCGATCATGTCGCCGGCCTGGTCGCCGGACGGGCAACATCTGGCCTATGTCTCCTTCGAGACCGGCCACTCGGTGGTCTACCTGCAGAACATCTCTTCGGCAAAACGCGAAAAGATCGCGGACTATCCGGGCATCAACGGGGCGCCGGCGTTTTCGCCGGACGGTTCCAGGCTTGCGCTGACTCTGTCCAAGGGCGGCAACGCCGATATCTACATCCTCAATCTACGTACCCGGAAGCTGACCCAGCTCACGCATAGCAGCGCCATCGACACCAGTGCGGCCTGGGCGCCGGACGGCAAGTCCCTGATCTTCACCTCGGATCGTGCCGGCGGCCCCCAGCTGTACCGGATTTCCGCCAGTGGTGGCACGCCCCGGCGGTTGACCTATCAGGGCAGCTACAATGCATCGCCTGCGGTTTCTCCCGACGGCAAGGAGGTGGCCATGGTGCATGCTCATCAGGGCCGGTTCGTCATCGCCGTCCAGGATGTCGCCAGCGGCCAGATGCAGACGCTGACCAAGGGGCCGTTGGACGACAGTCCGAGTTATGCCCCGAATGGCGATATGATTCTGTATTCCGCGGTTGATGGCGGGCGGGGCGTCCTGGCCGCCGTCAGTGCCGATGGGAAGGTGCACCAGCTGCTGGTGCTGAGTGGTGAGGAAGTGCGCGAACCTGCGTGGTCGCCGTTTCTTCATCCCTGA
- the pal gene encoding peptidoglycan-associated lipoprotein Pal, which produces MRSMIRLAAVFVVLAMFAGCASTAKKPGEAAPGTAAQPEAGAGAQGIPQGTQQGALPASELDNPQSPLSKREIYFDFDSSLIKPEYLAIIKAHGQYLMDHPQAKIRLEGNTDERGSREYNLALGERRAQSVARVMELQGVASDQIEVVSYGEEKPVCTAHDEACWSQNRRVDIVYVDRG; this is translated from the coding sequence ATGCGATCAATGATAAGACTTGCCGCTGTGTTCGTGGTGCTCGCGATGTTTGCCGGCTGCGCCAGTACGGCGAAAAAACCGGGCGAAGCGGCGCCGGGCACGGCGGCACAGCCTGAGGCCGGGGCCGGTGCTCAAGGCATCCCGCAGGGTACCCAGCAGGGTGCGCTGCCGGCCAGCGAACTGGACAACCCGCAGAGCCCGCTGTCCAAGCGCGAAATCTATTTCGACTTCGACAGCAGTCTGATCAAACCGGAATACCTGGCTATCATCAAGGCGCATGGCCAGTATCTGATGGATCACCCGCAGGCCAAGATCCGTCTGGAGGGCAACACCGACGAGCGCGGTTCGCGCGAGTACAACCTCGCCCTCGGCGAGCGCCGGGCGCAGTCCGTCGCCCGCGTGATGGAGCTGCAGGGCGTCGCTTCCGATCAGATCGAAGTGGTCAGCTACGGTGAGGAAAAGCCCGTATGCACCGCGCATGACGAGGCCTGCTGGTCCCAGAATCGACGGGTAGATATTGTCTATGTGGATCGTGGCTAA